In Arachis hypogaea cultivar Tifrunner chromosome 2, arahy.Tifrunner.gnm2.J5K5, whole genome shotgun sequence, a genomic segment contains:
- the LOC140177386 gene encoding uncharacterized mitochondrial protein AtMg00810-like: MSTPMHLNSKLEKDDMEKDVVETKYRRMIGSLMYLTFSRPDIVQSVGLCSKFQSHPKESHLFDVKRIIRYINGTADFGLWYPKSDEFCVVGYCVKDFVGDRVDRRSTLGICCFLRQSLNVWSNKKQVTVALSTAEAES, encoded by the coding sequence ATGAGTACACCAATGCATCTAAAttctaaacttgaaaaggatgacaTGGAGAAAGATGTGGTTGAAACAAAGTATAGAAGAATGATAGGATCTCTCATGTATCTAACTttctctagaccggatattgttcaaagtgttgGACTTTGTTCTAAATTTCAATCTCATCCAAAAGAATCACATCTTTTTGATgtaaaaaggatcattagatacattaatggCACTGctgattttggtctttggtatcccaAATCTGACGAGTTTTGTGTAGTTGGCTATTGTGTTAAAGATTTTGTCGGAGATCGTGTTGATAGAAGAAGCACTTTAGGAATTTGTTGCTTTCTTAGACAGTCCTTGAATGTGTGGTCAAACAAGAAGCAAGTTACTGTTGCATTATCCACTGCTGAGGCTGAATCATAG
- the LOC112751489 gene encoding DNA N(6)-methyladenine demethylase ALKBH1D, whose amino-acid sequence MATNKHRVTTPLAGNGVEFIMFGTIRVSLNLKNFSLPFSTKRNSDTAKPKPASSFRVNQFDICFNGKRYVPQEKNKKICIEGEKERIILRPGMVLLKKFLTHDEQVEIVKICRELGLGPGGFYRPSYANGAKLRLHMMCLGLDWDPQTGKYGNKRLVDGSNPPSIPERFRKLVVKAIQEAQYLIRKECRVSYAERILPSMSPDICIVNFYNNYGRLGLHKDHDETPESIQKGLPVVSFSIGDSAEFIYGDHRDVDKVEKAVLDSGDVVIFGGVSRRIFHGVSSIIPNSAPKKLLQDTMLSPGRLNLTFRQY is encoded by the exons ATGGCCACCAACAAACACCGA GTTACCACGCCATTAGCTGGTAATGGAGTAGAATTCATTATGTTTGGAACTATTCGTGTATCGCTTAACCTCAAGAATTTTTCACTTCCTTTTTCAACTAAACGCAATTCAGATACTGCAAAACCAAAACCTGCTTCGAGCTTCCGTGTTAATCAATTTGATATCTGCTTCAATGGAAAACGATATGTGCCGcaagaaaagaacaagaaaatctgCATTGAAGGGGAAAAAGAGAGGATCATACTGCGGCCTGGCATGGTTCTATTGAAGAAGTTCTTAACACATGATGAACAG GTGGAAATAGTGAAAATCTGCCGTGAGCTTGGTCTTGGTCCTGGAGGATTCTATCGGCCGAGTTATGCAAATGGAGCGAAACTTCGATTGCATATGATGTGCCTTGGTCTAGACTGGGATCCTCAAACCGGAAAGTATGGAAATAAGAGGCTAGTTGATGGTAGTAATCCACCCAGTATTCCTGAGAGATTCAGAAAGTTGGTTGTAAAAGCAATACAAGAAGCACAATATCTAATAAGAAAGGAATGCAGAGTAAGCTATGCTGAGAGGATACTCCCTTCAATGTCTCCTGATATATGCATTGTCAATTTTTATAATAACTATGGAAGGCTTGGTCTTCATAAG GATCACGACGAAACGCCAGAAAGTATCCAAAAGGGGTTGCCTGTTGTGTCCTTCTCCATTGGCGATTCGGCGGAATTTATTTATGGTGATCACAGGGATGTGGATAAGGTGGAGAAGGCAGTTCTAGATTCAGGAGATGTGGTGATATTTGGTGGTGTATCTAGGCGTATTTTCCATGGAGTTTCATCAATCATACCAAACTCAGCACCAAAGAAATTGCTTCAAGATACTATGCTCTCTCCAGGGCGCCTCAATCTTACATTCAGACAGTATTAA